The genomic interval CACGTACACAGAAGAAAATTTTCTCCTCTGAATCAGATAAGATTTGGCTATAAATCAGATATATGTTAATATAGaatatattaatacaattttCAACAGTATACCTTACAGTCTGCAATGGCTGgaaagttaaaaatatgattGTCTTTTGTGGCACAGTTAACTAAACAAAAGCACAAAATTCATATGATCCAAGTACGCCTGAGAAATGGGACAATTTGCAAGCAAGAAAGTTAGATTCCTCTGCTGTAGGAAATCACTATTATGCATGGACAATGTGGATTATTGAAGCAATAACCAGATAGTACCctgaaagaaaagaaacctGGGAATAGTGGGAGTTAAACTAAACTCTCATTAATTCCCTATAAGCTGTTAAATTTGTAATGTGGCTAACTGGAAACCTTATCTGAACTGGATTGGACCAAGCCTTTCCTTGGAGGGTTTGATGCTGCTGGCACATGGCTGCGAAGNAGATAACTCTGATTGCATGTTCATGAAAAAAGTGTCCACAATATCTACATAGACAGGGCTCTTAAGTCGAGAATAGTAGTGCAGTGCCTCTTCTATGTCTAGAACACGCTCTAGATCACCCGCATCCACCATATCCATTGCCTTCATCTTTTGTGCTAAAACATGAACTTTCTTGTTCATGTTTTCTGCATTGAAGTCCTCTTTTTTTCTGAGCTTTGagcttcctttctttttctcttgtgcTCTCTCCTCATTCTTGCTCTTTTGCAGTCTTTGCCTGGGAAAACAAACGGAGCTTTCAGTGCAAGAAGCAGCTTCCATTGCTGACCCGGACCTGTTGTTGTTACCATACAAGTTTATTCTGTTGAGATCAGTCTGCAGGAGATCATAAAACTCACTGTAAAACTGGTCGCTAGTGCGAGTTCTTGCATTGCCAACTCTACAAAGGAATGGATTGAAGGAAAAAGNTCTGGGAAGCTTTTGGTACTCTTCAAAGAAGAAAGACAAGAAATTTCGGAAGCTTTTGTTAAAAAAGACCTTGGTCTTGCGAAAGGTTTGTCTTAGCTGCATTTGGGATTCTACTNTGAAAGTGAAAGGAAGTGGGTTTCTCTACTGTGTCTACAttcagaatttcaaacaaagAGAAGTGCAGTTGGTAACTGGCTTATTAATAAGGTCACTTAGAAAACAAAACCAACGTCTTTCCTCTGGCTACCTTTAAACTCTACCATTTTGTCTACGGCATCTCGTGTTATTTGTCCCTTTCAAACCCCTTCACTCTCTGCTAATATCAAAAAAGGTCAGAACTTACTTCTCTTTACTTTAAGANGccttaatttttacatttatttgatattatctttgtttacataatagtattttaacacacttttatatgtttatttgacaaaaataatctaaattttttaagagAAGATTATGGATGTCTGGAAATGAGGTAGTTCTGAACTGAGTTTTTNAGAGGTCCGTGTGCATNCTTTGTCATGCaacagtaaaaaaattaatgccCCTGAGTAGTGGATTCAGACATTGCTTTTAACAGAAAATTCGGTGTGTCACTGAGGATAATTAATGGTAGGAACAGAATCTGTTAGGAGTCAATTTGTTGGGAACTGGATTAGAAAGTTGAAGAATGAAAACAAAGATGGTAATCATTGTATTTCCTCATTGTGAAAGAACAGAAAATAGGagagacaatttttttttccagatTCATTTACATGTATCATTTCTCTCCTTTTATAAAGGATTAAACCAGTTTTTCTCCAGAAAGtggaatttgttttttttttctacatttaaaaaataagtgatCCGAAGatatcaattttttgttttgttcaacgacatcttaaattaatatttaagttagaACATAACATGTAAATACTTCAAACATTAATTCAAAACTATTTGACGtgtaaaaatactttatattaaaGTAGGAGTTACTCATAAAAACCTAATACCATTATAAacctaaaatcttaaaataagttttatttttttatttgtcacttaaatttttcatctttattcaTAACttgaattcatatttttatatttttaaccaGGTTGGAGTATTTGcgaataaatttataatttttttataaataaaaaaggaagtGTGATATAAGGATAGAAAAATCCTATGCGGTTAATAGGtccataatttcccaaattatGATGTATGGCCAGGTCAGGAAAAAACCTTGtaattttgtaagaaaatgGTGATGGTCCCCATTGTATAGTGAGAACATTCCGGTTGCTGTATTGGGGCCACTGTAGGCACTTGCCAGTCTTTTAATTCTTTCACCCACCTCTCTacacaatattatatatatatatatatatatgggtaataatattatgacacatttttatacTCTAAACATAATACAagtataaatagtttaaaaggtgtaaagttttataatttttcaacaaagacgagagtaaaaagtaaagaCGAGAGAGGTAATGTCCTGTTGGaaatcccacatcgactagagataaaaccaatttataatatataaatggggtgcaaacttcaccttaaaaatcggttttgtgggattgtaTTAGACTTAAAACCTATTTCTAacatgtcaaataaatgtaaaaaatttaagtgcgtcaaaaaatatttttctatatatatatatgaaaataattttttaatacaaattttttagaTTCATTTAACActactttttcttattattttattctcttcttaaaaaatataaaagtttattttatctttataatatattaaataaatgtaaaaattggGTCTTGCTATTACTAATGTATATTGTTTTCTTAGAATGTTGTGTGCCCTGTAAATAAAGCAACTCGCATTACTTTCGAAGGGTAAACACAGGCTATACTCGTGACCTCTGCGAACTGATTAAAATGTGACTAACGTATATTTACTTCCTGCACCCCccataaatatttcaaaatattttcttataaaagtgactatttacacaaaaataaattgtgTTTTGCTGAAATTTCATACGGATAAAGAAATGGATGGAAAGTggaatgaaatgaaagaaaggGAAAGAGAATAGAAGTTAGGTTGCGGGGGAAGATGGAAAGAGATGGAATGGAGGAATACATAAACACAAGATAAATAACTTTCTATTATCAACATCAAAGAAAATTATAcctattagattaaaaaaattaaacgattaaccaataaaataattcaaaataatataaagatagATAACAATTAgattatattatagtaaaaatatattaaaataatcaatgaaagtaaatatatttaatattttgttaatatatattttatattaaaaaataaataattaaaataaaaatatcaaaataatagataaaataaaaaaagtaatttaaatattgatgatttacttttatatgcttttattttaatttaaaaattattttaactttaacttactttttcaaatttaatattttacatataattttttaaaagtttattccttaaaacattattcaaatatattaatatatgtaacTAAATTTATTCTATCACCGATTTTTCAGTtactttttttcaattcaaacaacACTAACACTATCCACCTTCTTACTACTCTTTCCTCACCTCAATtcaaagataatcaattatataataacatcTAAGCAATTGTGTAGTAAAACAGAATCAATTCATTGTGCAGTAATGTTAAAACATTTCATCAtgtgttataatattataatttaatgaatGATGGGCAAAgaaaaatttctttatatttacgttttttgtttcaatgattgcatattttaccttttataaatttgatgtgCTTTCTTCAGTGTCTGTCTTTCTGTGATGCAGATCCAAATAAGCTCATATGGGGGCCATGTAAAACAAGGGTACTTGCCCTTAACTTCACTGTCGGCATGAAAGCCTAAAAGAAAGTAGGCAGCAGACATCAAATCTCTCACATTGAATAGGAAATCCAATCATTCTTTTCTTGGTTTATTAGTCCCTACCTCACTCTCCACTGCCATTTCAAAACAACGCACTCATAAAATCCAATGGTTCTAATTAAAGGGCTAAACCCTACGGACAAACTCGACTCAATCGGACCAGTCCGACAGCCTACAACTcgactttataaaaaatatttaaacccTTCATATTAATGTACCTAAACAGTCCGGTCAAAGTGTAATAAAATACGACTGAAGTTTAATACACTTCCACCACATTTTAAAACAGCCCAAAcatcaatcaatttcaactctttTCAGCATGTAATCAGTCTGGCAATCCAGCATCAATCtattttcatatgaaaaataaaaaaatttaacccaTTTTCatgtaatattaaatttcagatgacagaaaaaaaaattcaccaaGACAATAAGACAGATTGTAAAATTTAACCTGTTGGTAGATCAGTACCCAACCCATTTTTGACAAACCAATATCAAACCAGACCTAAAAGGACCTAATTAACCCGTTTTGCCACCCCTATTTCTATTAAGTATAAATAATGTTGGATATGCACTTTTGGTGATGATAACGCAACTTCAAAATATGGCTTGGGTTTTCTGCAGTTCTAAACGTTAAATGTTAAATAGAAGAATAGTAAAACTTCCATAAAAAAGTCTATAAGTCAGTGGGATAATGGCAACCTTTGTAGGTTTGCATGCATCCTCAGTTGAATAAGTGTATCGGTCACGGGCTCAGATGATGAGAACGACTGCGTCAATTACGCCAACTAGAGTTGGACAAATTTGCATTTGGGAACTCATTTTGGTATCTTAAATGTGCTAACGACTTGAACTATTTATTGTCTGCTAACGGGATCGGCTAAAGGGACTATCGGCAGCATGTTTTTTTGAGTTTGAAAAACTGATGCAAGGACCTATGTACCTCGCCATAGCTAATAGAAGAAACAAGACGATCTTTTATCCACTGCGGGAGCTTGGTGACTGGGTGAGCCATACTCCGTTTTGAGGAATCAGATGTGTATCTTATATCAACCAACAAAATTGCTGCATAGTCATTAATGTGACGGATAGCTCTGCctgaaataaacatatttatcatGAAAGATTAGGAGAAAACCCATTAAGATGTGCAGAATTTGCAGGTACAGATTGCACAACAGACCGAAAATCACCTAATATATAATACCTGGATTTCTTCATTTAATTAACAAACAGACTTAACTAATTTTAGTTCCTTCCTATCGTTATTGTACGATTTTTGCCTCAAGTTCCCATTGGGACGATTAGATCTCAAGATTTCTCCCATTTACAATTAAGCCCCACCACGGATTGcatcatatatttaataaaataagcgACGAACTAGACAGAGTAGCCATGACAAGACAATGAGTAAATAAACATACATCCGCTAAACAAACACAGCATCTAAACTATAACGAcccaaaaactatatattttgaCGGCATTGACTTAAATGTCGTGTTGAGGATTATTGAggtaaattattgtttatatgaCAACAAAGACCAAcaaaaaaaactttctttcaTTATAAGTAAATTAATACACAAATATTGGATTGGATGTAATCAAAATGGAGGAACATCcttttaaatgaaagaaaactaaaaaaattcaattgatgCGATTGGAACCGAGAAACGGAAATCACACGATATATGGGAAACTAAGCATGCAATTAAGCCAACAAATTAACTAACACATATTGAGTCTTGAGAATccaatcttatttttaaataaataatttaaaccaAATAGATCCTACGAAAATTGGTTTCTACCAAAACAATGCTCAACCTCGTACGAATATACACCCCACAGAAATATCCTTTAGGGGGGTTACTGTAAGTTGTAAGTACGCACCTATTGATTGATTTACAGCTTTCATGCAGAGATTCTCATAGTACTCTTTTCCTCTGCGAGTGCAACTTCTTAAGATGGCAAAACCACCTTCAACATGTCCACTGTATAGATCATAACTTGTAGAAACGCTAGAATTATCAAGCTTTAGATTTTGAAAACGATCAATGTGCTTTATCCTCTCCAACAACTCTATATCAGATGGGCTAGCATAGGGCAGTCCAACCATGACTATACATCGGCCCATCCCATCACTTAAGTTGATCCCTTCGGATAACTTCGCACCAACAACAGCAAGGAGTATTGCACCACTATAAGATACTTGGTTTACTTCTGAATTCATACCCGATAATGTATAAATGGTATCTTTATATTCCTTGAGAACGGATTCAACGTCCATGTTATTTCTTGGCTCCCTAAAGATACGCTTCCTCTTTGTAATCCTTTCAAGGATGCCAGATGATTCCCAATGCTCATAGACTCTATTTTCATAATCAAAAGATGGGAAGAAGACAACAATTCCTTCCGGAACCACAGTAACCAGATTACACAGCAAAAGACCCAGTTCTCGCATCTATAAAGAGCACAAGATGCAGCACAATCAGTCATTTTCCgcaattaatatttcattaaattagacTGAAGAATGAGGATGTAACAATGACCCACTGACCATGTCCGGTGAGCTCCTGGAGCCGAAGCTAAAATCAAAGGTGCGTCCAGTAGGCCCCCGTGCAACAGCAATTGGCATAATGCTATCTGGAGGAACAATATGCCCACATGAAAAGAAATGCAAGTGGTTTGGTGGTAACCATGGAAACAGTCTCTCCCTAGTCTCTTCTATAGGTTGAAGTGTTCCCCCTACTAATATGACGGCATGTGCTTCATCTACAATCTAGAGAAAGTTTCCTagttattttcttcttcatcaatctGTTTGGAAGAGAAACTTACAGCTACAGAATAACTTCTAATTAAGACAGCAGTATCGGGCAAACCTCAGAAAAAATCTTCTCTCCACTGAGCATAACGTACTTCAGATATCCTCCTTGCTTCTTGAGGCTTGTTAACCTGAACCTGGAAATTATTATCCTTCCATCACCATCATTGTTTGTCAGTGATAGTAACATGTTAGCTAAGGCCTGGAAAGCAGATACACAGCTTCCCTCCTCGGCATGTTGCTCGATGTTATGTTGTGCTGGTATCTTCGCCATGGCAGCAAACTTTTCTCCATAACCACTAACCTGGAAAATCAAGAAAACTTTCATATCAAACCGACAACAGAACATTCAGAAGCATAGTGTGGGATTCACTctaaagaaaaagtatatattacGTGCCAAGATTCACCTTGTGCATGATATTACTTTCcttaatatatttcaacaatTTGACCAAGTTGATATTGTCTATAttttgttcaaataaaaaatcattgatGGCCACAGTAAAATCGGAGCTACTTTTTTCAGAAGCTTGATCTATATCACGGGAAGAACCTATAAGGTTTCCATCTTTATCGTCAAGAAGTACTCGGAGAAATGCTTGTGTGAGGACCATGATAGTTTGAATGTATCTCCTATTGGTAGGTCCCAAAAGACTCCGGAATCTCAGAAAGTACCGCTCCAAATGGTTGTGCACAGTCTCCAGCTGTAAAAAGTAGAGGGCAATCATATAATAGTTGACGAAATTAAACATCCCAAGTATGGGTGTAAACAAAATACAACTTGCATAATGCCTAATATTTGCAATTAAAGCAACTGTATTTGCAAATCGCTGATCCATGATCATTATTTTTCCTTGGTTTCGTAGGCTTTCCAGACCAAacacctaaaataaaatattgacttcGCTAAGATGATTGGGAAGGCAATGCTGACAGAGTTCTCAGGGTAGATTATAGTAGATAGTATCAACTTATGGCAAAAGGGACCCAAAAATGGCTATACAAAAGCTCATTGCAACTCTAGACCAGCTTTTAAAAGACACtgtcaaaatttcaaacaatgtTAAGATAGAAATGACAATCATACCTGTGATAAAGTAATTTTGGAGTCATACATGTTGATGAGTGAATCAGCTAAATTATGAGCCTCGTCTATTATAACAATATTGGATTTCAAATTCAGGCCGAGGGCATCACGAGATGATTTTGACAGAAGAGATTGATATGGTAGGACAACAAGATCAGCTCTTCGAACCATGCTTCTAGAGCCATAATATGGACAAGTTCCCATAGTTCTTCCGAGATTTGCAAGATCTTCAATATCCAAGGGTCTTTGTTGAAATACCTCATTTCTAAATTCTTGTTGAACTCTGTGTTTTCTAAGCATTCGGCAGCCAGAGGTGGCCTTTGTTCTGCGTATCCCTGAACCTACTTTTAAGTTCTGCAAATCAGATCCACCATTGTTCAAAAGATATTAGTGTCTACACTCCTGCCTTCTTTACTCAATTTCAAAAGCTTTTACTAGCACTAAGTAGTGAATAGCAAGATATATATACTTATCGGCTCAACATTAAGCTTGTCATCTTTAAAAACTGCACACCTTAACTTTTGTagcatcatttttctttttcttctgaagTTCCAAACATCGCTCATTTATGCGTGTAGAGTTTCCAAGTGCAACTACCTCTGCAAAGCATGCAAAGCACGCAACAAATCATGGGTAAAATATAAGACCATCTGCAGCTACTTGCGCTTCAACAATTGAAATAGAAAGGATAACAAAAGGGAGTATCATAGTGAAGCAATCTCAAAACCTTCATTAATGCAAAGATTTTTCCTAGAGCCTAAACTCACAACCTTCATCTCTTTAGCGAAGACCGTCCTCCGCAACTCCTTTATGAACTGCGAAAGCTGCGAATGAGTTCTACTACAGAAATAAACCTTCAActtcttctcctcttcttcctcttcgc from Vigna radiata var. radiata cultivar VC1973A chromosome 9, Vradiata_ver6, whole genome shotgun sequence carries:
- the LOC106773063 gene encoding ATP-dependent DNA helicase DDX11, whose protein sequence is MVDEEVAPKFPGFPFEPYSIQIDFMNSLYQSLNQGGVSMLESPTGTGKTMSVICSALQWVLDKRLQQEAVCDENPGSGGGGGVGSDDEPDWMRDFVVNKVENNKKEEKYGSVWGKPHSSKKRTEVRKDFRVMGAGEEKGGDSAQNKIDAVGVTDKEFLLEEYESEDERGPGSIMSKRKTVNTSFSSSSEDECSEEEEEEKKLKVYFCSRTHSQLSQFIKELRRTVFAKEMKVVSLGSRKNLCINEEVVALGNSTRINERCLELQKKKKNDATKVKNLKVGSGIRRTKATSGCRMLRKHRVQQEFRNEVFQQRPLDIEDLANLGRTMGTCPYYGSRSMVRRADLVVLPYQSLLSKSSRDALGLNLKSNIVIIDEAHNLADSLINMYDSKITLSQLETVHNHLERYFLRFRSLLGPTNRRYIQTIMVLTQAFLRVLLDDKDGNLIGSSRDIDQASEKSSSDFTVAINDFLFEQNIDNINLVKLLKYIKESNIMHKVSGYGEKFAAMAKIPAQHNIEQHAEEGSCVSAFQALANMLLSLTNNDGDGRIIISRFRLTSLKKQGGYLKYVMLSGEKIFSEIVDEAHAVILVGGTLQPIEETRERLFPWLPPNHLHFFSCGHIVPPDSIMPIAVARGPTGRTFDFSFGSRSSPDMMRELGLLLCNLVTVVPEGIVVFFPSFDYENRVYEHWESSGILERITKRKRIFREPRNNMDVESVLKEYKDTIYTLSGMNSEVNQVSYSGAILLAVVGAKLSEGINLSDGMGRCIVMVGLPYASPSDIELLERIKHIDRFQNLKLDNSSVSTSYDLYSGHVEGGFAILRSCTRRGKEYYENLCMKAVNQSIGRAIRHINDYAAILLVDIRYTSDSSKRSMAHPVTKLPQWIKDRLVSSISYGEVHRSLHQFFKLKKTCCR